ACCACCACGGCCGTGGCGACCACCCACGCAACGGACAGGACGATGGCCACCGGATCCGCCGAGGGCTCCATCAGCCTCGTGAAGTTGCCGAGGCACACGAACGGCTGGTTCGGGGCAGACAGCCGCACGATCCTCGTGGACAGGCGAACGGTCTCCACCGCCGGCCAGTACAGGAAGACCACCAGCACGGCGAGCGTGGGGGCGAGGAGCAGCAGCGGTACCGCGGGGCCGGTCCTGAACGCCCCGCCGCCCTGTTCCAGGGAGGTGTCGCGCAGCCGTCCCTGCTGCACGGCCGCCATCCGGGCGAGCCACACGACGGCGGCCAGCAGCGCGGCGGTGGTCGCCACGGCGATGCCGATGCCGAGCCACAGCTCCACCGGATCGCGGCCGGGTTCGAACGTGCAGCCACGAAGCGGCACGGTGACCAGCAGTGGCCCGACGGACCCGACCACAGCACCGATGACGCCGCCGGCGCGTCGGTCCAGCCGCAGCCTCGGCCAGACGACGAGGCCGACCAGCAGGCCGACGGCTGCGGTTGTGGCATGCATGGGCAGCATGCTGGCATGGACGGCGAAGCCCCCGTCCTCCGGCAGCTGCGCCAGGACGGGGACCACGAGCAGGGAAGTCATCGACATCGACGAACGCGAGGGGCCCGGCCCCCGTACGGAGGCCGGGCCCGACGGGTGCTACTGGGCCGCGTAGAGGGCGGTGTAGTCGTCCAGCAGGGTCTGCGCCTCGGCGTCGGCGGCGGCCATGCGCTCTGCCGGGTCGACGTCGTTGACGAGGATGTCCTCGATGGCGCCCGTGACGACGTCACGGATGGCGACGAACGACCCGAGGATCGCGCCCTGGCTGGCGACGCTGCCGTCCGCAGCGGCGAGCTGCTCTCCGGCGACGCGGGAGTTCGGGTTCTCCTCGAACCAGCCCTCGTCCTCCAGCAGGGAGATGGCCGACTCGGTGATCGGGATGTAGCCGGTGACCTTGTGCCAGTCGGCGGCGTTCTCGGGGTTGGAGAAGAACTGCAGGAAGGCCAGCGCGGCGTCCTGTTCAGCGGTCTCCAGGCCGTTGGTCAGCCACAGCGTGGCGCCACCGATCAGGTTGCCGGCGTAGTCGACCTCGCCGTTGTGGGGCATGGGCGAGGCCACGACGTCGAACCCGGCGGCGGTGCCGTCCTCGGTCAGGATCGTGGTGTCGGAGGAGGAGTAGACCAGCAGCGGGACCTCGCCGGCGATGAAGGCGTTGTAGGTGCCGGACCAGTCGCGCTGGGTGCCGGTGTAGACGTAGTGCCCGGCGTCCTCCATGTCGGCCCACCAGCTGACGAAGTCGACGGCGGCCTGCGAGTCGAGCTCGACCTCGGAGGCCCGCTCGGACCGACCGTTGTCGCCGTTGGCGATCACCGCGCCCTGCTGGCCGAGGGACTGCTCGAAGAACCAGCCGTGGTTGGGCCACGTGATACAGCCGGTGGGTGCCTCGGGCAGCGCGGCGACGGCCTCACAGGCGGCGTCGACGTCGGCCCAGGTGGCGGGCGGCTCGGTGATCCCCGCCTCCGCGAGCATCGTCGTGTTGGAGAACATGATGGCGCTGGAGGTGTTCCAGGGCATCGAGGTGAACTGGCCGTCGAGGGTGTAGTAGTCGCGGGCAGGGGCGACGACGTCGTCGAGCACGACCGGCTCGCCGAGGATCTCGTCGCGGCCATCGATCAGCTCCTCGAGGTTGGCGAAGAGCGGACCGTTGGCGGTCTGGGCGTCACGGGCTTCCTGCGTGGCGACCTCGAAGTACTGCACGATCGCGGGGGCGTCGCCCTGCTCGGCGGCCAGCTGGGTGGCCTGGAACAGCGACTCGTAGTCGTCGTAGCCCTGGATGTCGATGGCGATCTCTGGGTGGGCCTCGGTGAACGCCGTGGCGACGTCGCGGGCCCAGTCCAGCCGGTAATCGGTGAAGGCGACCCACATCTGGATCT
The nucleotide sequence above comes from Euzebya pacifica. Encoded proteins:
- a CDS encoding extracellular solute-binding protein, producing the protein MKRSLLALLVMAMLMAACSADDTTDDATEEAAEATDDAAEPTDDEPSAETEEAEETEETAEDTEDATEEAAEATEIQMWVAFTDYRLDWARDVATAFTEAHPEIAIDIQGYDDYESLFQATQLAAEQGDAPAIVQYFEVATQEARDAQTANGPLFANLEELIDGRDEILGEPVVLDDVVAPARDYYTLDGQFTSMPWNTSSAIMFSNTTMLAEAGITEPPATWADVDAACEAVAALPEAPTGCITWPNHGWFFEQSLGQQGAVIANGDNGRSERASEVELDSQAAVDFVSWWADMEDAGHYVYTGTQRDWSGTYNAFIAGEVPLLVYSSSDTTILTEDGTAAGFDVVASPMPHNGEVDYAGNLIGGATLWLTNGLETAEQDAALAFLQFFSNPENAADWHKVTGYIPITESAISLLEDEGWFEENPNSRVAGEQLAAADGSVASQGAILGSFVAIRDVVTGAIEDILVNDVDPAERMAAADAEAQTLLDDYTALYAAQ